The genomic region GAGGTCCTGCGGAAGCTGAACCACCAGAACATCGTCAAGCTCTTCGCCGTGGAGGAGACGGTGGGTCCAGCGCTGGGTCAGAAGATGATGATCTTGTCCTTGACCCTCACAGTCCCAGGAGAGTCAAGCCATACACTAACATAACCTGCTCATCAGCAGGTCAGATCAGACAGAGCAGGCAAACTGCAGAGGGGAGCAAAGAATGCAAGGGCGGAATAAGTGCCTAAgcagagagggcttcctggagggggtgGCCTTGGACTCCAGTGTGTGGGATCAGTGTGAGGCCAAGGAGGGGAGGCCGGGCTGGAAGCTGGGCCCTAGAGAATGGGGGCTCTAGGCTGAGCCACCTCTTcttggtgggtggggaggagaagcgCGTCCTCCCCAAGGCTGCCTCTGTCCCGCGCAGGGGGGCGGCCGGCAGAAGGTGCTGGTGATGGAGTACTGTGCCAGCGGGAGCCTGCTCAGCGTGCTGGAGAGCCCCGAGAACGCCTTCGGGCTGCCGGAGGACGAGTTCCTGGTGGTGCTGCGCTGCGTGGGtgagccccgccctgccccctcgGACCAGCCGCAGGCCCTGCCGGGCAGCACTCGGCTGTCCGGTTCCTGCTAATCATTCAGTTTAaactccaatttaaaaataaaatttaaaaaagattgaaCGCCAACCATCACAGCAGcatcatttacaatagccaaaaggtgcgCGTGGCCTAACTATATAAACGAAAGGTGGGAGAGTtatgcaatagaatattattcagccttaagaggagggaaattctgacacacgctacaacatggatgggTCTGGAAGACATCATGCCAAGTGAAATGAGCCGTTACAAGAGGACAAACACCAGATGATTCCACTCACACGAGGTTCCTAGAGTGGTCGGGTTCACGGGGACAGAAAGGAGAATGGCGGgtgccgggggctggggaggggtggggggagttggTTCATGGGCACAGAGGTTCTGTTTggaaagatgagaaagttctggaggaGGATGGTGGTGAGGGTGGCAGGACAATGTGcctaatgccactgaactgtacacttaaaaatggttgaaatgaTACCTTTTGTTCCGTATATTTTACcgcaattaaataaataacacaaaggGGTCTGGGCCTTGGGGACCAGAGCCGCCATCCCTCTTGGTTTCTGGAGATGACAGCTGGAGCCTCCATACCCACCTGTCTCCTTTGCCCCGAGCCCACCATGGAGGTGGGGACAATCTTCCCACCAAGCCGAGCCTCAGGCTCTAGACTGTCCCCAGTCACAGCCACCCAGCAGCCCTCCGTCTGTCCCCAGTGGCCGGCATGAACCACCTGCGGGAGAACGGCATCGTGCACCGCGACATCAAGCCCGGGAACATCATGCgcctggtgggggaggagggacagagcATCTACAAGCTGACAGACTTCGGGGCCGCCCGGGAGCTGGACGACGATGAGAAGTTCGTCTCGGTCTACGGGACTGAGGAGTACCTGGTGAGCGAGCTGCTGCGGACACTGTGACTCCCTCGGCCCCCCTAGGAGGGGGGCTGGCCCCTCCCCTGCTTCCGGAAGGGTTTCATCTCACCCCTGCATCCCGTCCAGAAGAATCCGTTCGGGAGGAGGGTGGGACGAGGCCGCTCACCACCCCCAAGGCGGAGGCTGGGCAGGTGGAAACGCTCCAGGTGGGGCGAGGAAGGCAACACCTGTTTTTAAGATGACGAAGAGGCAGGGTTCTGAGTGGTCCCGTTTTCACCTGAAGGCGGAAGGGGGCCTGATGGGTGGGGGTTCAggcccttgcccccccccaccATGGTGCTTCCTGGTTCCCTCCCCGCAGCACCCCGACATGTATGAACGGGCAGTGCTTCGGAAGCCCCAGCAAAAGGCCTTCGGGGTGACTGTGGATCTCTGGAGCATCGGGGTGACCCTGTACCATGCAGCCACCGGCAGCCTGCCCTTCATCCCCTTCGGCGGGCCGCGGCGCAACAAGGAGATCATGTAGGTGGGCTGccggctggggaggaggggcggggcccTGGCCTTTCCCCCACTGGTCTCTGCTGTGTCCCCTGTTCCCACTTCAAACTCTGCCACCCTCCTCTGGTCCAACCCCAGCCAGGCTCCTGGTAGGTCCTCTGTTAAACTGTCCTTCAAAGGAGGAGCTGAGCCGTGCCCATGGCTTGGTGGGAGCCTGGAATGTTCTCCCACCtttgacttgcccaaggttacagagCCTGGGAAGGGGTGTGGGGGGGCGCAGAGGTGGGGCAGGAACGCAGCCTCCAGCCCCCAGGTCCAAGGTCCCTCCTCGGTTTCCTGCTGGCACAGAAGCAGCGAGTAGCTGGAGACAGTAGCTGCTGTCACTGCGTGCCCCACCCAGAACAAGACAGGCTTAGGGTGGATGAGCTGAAGGTCCAGGCACCCACCTTCAGCCTAGGGGATGAGCTGAGTGGAACCTGCTTTGGCTTCCGAAAAGGGGCAGGACACGGGCACAGACGGGTTGCCAGGGAAGGTTAGACtccgaggggaggggaggtggttGGGCAGCAAGCACAGCTCGGGCGAAGGTGTGGAGGCCGCGGAAGTGCAGCGAGGGGAGAGGCGGTGGACAGGACAAAGGTCTCTCTGCCAGGAGCGAAGGGCTTGGCAGGGGACTTTCCCACGCAAGGTGAGCTCATCGGCTGAGAGCTGAGGCCTCTCAACTTCCATTTTCCTGGCTACCTTAGAGTGGCTGGGTGACCCGACCCAGTGCTCTAAGCCCTCCCTGCTGAGTCTGTCATTCCTGCAAGTGTGATGGCTGGGATCCTGCtgacctggccctgccccaccccaggcaccGGATCACCACGGAGAAGCCACCCGGGGCCATTGCGGGCACGCAGAGGCGGGAGAACGGGCCCCTGGAGTGGAGCTACACCCTCCCCATCACCTGCCGCCTGTCAAAGTGAGTGGGCCCTGCTGGGCGGGTGACACTTGAGTCTGGGCTGGGTGTCACTTCTCTCTGCTGAGTCCGAGGCCTGTTCCAGTGGGGCCCCGGGCACACTGAGGGCCTGGGTACCGTTCTTCAGGGCGTTCTCATGCCCCTGTTACCCGCTCGAGGACAAGTCTGGGGCCCAGGCCCTGACAGTGTCTGtgtcctgggagggcaggggttTGCAGAGCCAGCTGGTGCCCATCCTGGCCAACATCCTGGAGGTGGAGCAGGCCAAGTGCTGGGGCTTCGACCAGTTCTTTGCGGAGACGAGTGACATCCTGCAGCGGGTCGTCTTCCACGTCTTCTCGCTGTCCCAGGCGGTCCTGCACCACGTCTACATCCACGCCCACAACACGTAAGGCAGCGGGCGTGGGAGGGAATGCATGGGGACCCTCCTACCCACGAAGCGCACGTCCAAAGTGGCACCTCCCAAAGCACGTACTAGGGAGTACTTAGAGATAAAACTTTTAGGTCCAAACTTATTAATGGTTTGGAAAAACACTAGATCCACAAAGTTAAACAGATCTTGCTTGGACTTCAGAGATTCTGCACCTTTGCAAGGCTAATATGCATTATACAtttgagaagtgtgtgtgtgtgctgatgatacattttctaaatgtattgCTCATAGAACCCTTTATGCCTGGGCTACATTGTGGGACAAGGTGAATTTTAATGGGAGTGTGGTGTGAAGAGGTGCAAGGGCAGAGGCGGGGTACTGGGGCTCCTGGGTTCTATTCCTGCTCTGTCTCCATCTACTAATAAGACATGAACTCTCTGCTCTTCCTCTCCACCCTTGATGGAAAACCATCCCCAGTATCCGCCCCCCAAAAAACTGAGCCCTGTCCACAAGCAGTCTTAGGTGCTTAGGGTGCCCTGACCCTGAATCCTGCCTGCTgacacctccccctccccctctgcccgCTCCCCCTGCCGTGTCTAGGATAGCCATCTTTCTGGAGGCCGTGTATGAGCAGACCAATGTGGCCCCCCGGCACCAGGAGTACCTCTTTGAGGGTCACCTCTGTGTCCTTGAGCCCAGCCTCTCAGCACAGCACATCGTCCACACGACGGCAAGCAGCCCCCTGACCCTCTTCAGCATGGCCAGCGAGACCCCCAAGGGGCTGGCCTTCAGGGACCGTGAGTAGGGCCACCCAGGCTGGGCCTTTTCTCCTCCCCACACTGTCCTCCAAGAGGCAGGGCTTTGCAGTCCAGGGCATTGGTTGATTTTCGTTGTGAGTGTTTCTTTGGGCCCGCAGGGTGCAGAAGGCAGATCTGGGTTCTAATTCTGCAGCTGCCTCTGAGATGCCACGTGACTTGGGCTAGCGGCTTGACCTGTCTGGGCTTCACAGTATCCACaaggctgtgggggtgggggggaactcCAATGGAAACACGGAGATTTGGATTTAACATGCTCTCTGTAATCTCTGTCGATGGGGGAGCCTCAGGTCGTTTGTGCCGGAGGAAGCAGGAGCCCAAACTGCTGGAAGGTGGTCAGGGGTCCAGAGCTTTGTCCTTTCTCCAAGTTATAGCACAAACATCATTCATTCTCATTTGAATGATGCTAATTTCAACCTCCTTCTCGGGAAACACGTAGGCAAGAGGGTGGTCTGAGTCCACTTTCCGGCTGTTGAGATGGGCCCTTGGGCATGAGGCTGTAGTTTGCAAAGTGGCCACAAGGTGGCAGTGGGGGACCGCATGGTAAAGAGAGGCCTTCGGAGCGAGGCTTGGAAGGCGCGGGGCTCCGGGTGCGGGGCTGGCGGTGAGTGGTGTGAGGCGCAAATAACGCAAGGTGACCCCGGAGTTGACCCAGAACCATAAAGGCAGGCCACTCAGGCAGGGGTCTTTATCTGCAGCTGCTCTGGACATCCCCAAGTTTGTCCCCAAAGTGGACCTGCAGGCAGATTACAACACGGCCAAGGTGAGGCGTGGCCcccaggtggcagggagggggtgcAGACAGGGGCGTGTggacctgcccctgcccacctgtgTGTTTCAGGGCGTGCTGGGCGCCGGCTACCAGGCCCTGCGGCTGGCGCGCGCCCTGCTGGACGGGCAGGAGCTGATGCTGCGGGGGCTGCACTGGGTGGCGTGAGTACCCGCGAGGGCGGGGGGACAGGGTGGGCTGCCAGGACCTCTCTGCACCGCCCTGGGACATGCCACACGCACGGTGCCCCGGTCCCCTGGTCCCCCTGGGCAAGGTGGCTCTGACCCTGGCTCCCCTCGGGCAGGGAGGTGCTCCAGACCACGTGCAGGCGGACTCTAGAGGTCACGCGGAcggccctcctcttcctcagcagCAGCCTGGGCACTGAGAGGTAGGTGTCCTGCCCGGGCCAGCTGGGACCTCCCAGCCTTGCTCTCTGTTCCTCATCCCTGACACTTCCAACAATGCATTTCGCCTCCCTCCCCCCCAGAGCtctcctgcagccctgggggaCGAGAGGGCACCCCCACCCTGTCCTTCATCCCCCCACTGCCCCAGATGACTCCAtatccctccccccaacccagcCCTCACCTGGGGGGCCACGAGGGGCGCTGGTTCTCCAGGTACCAAagcagcctccctgccccaggaagGGGCCTCTGtcctgccaggccctgttctgagGGATTTTAAAAGCTCACCCTGCACCGAGGCCCAGAGCAGGTCTCCAGGGGAAGGGCTCACACCCACGCACGGTCCCCGGATGTGCGTGGCCCGGGTTGGAGATCCAGGTGGTCTCAtcctcctgccccttctcctgCTTCCTCTGGGTCTTCAACATGTCCTTGCCTTCTAAGGGTTCCCTGCCCCAATCCTTGGTGCCCCCACTCTCTCTGCTCCCCTGTCTTGGGCTAATTAGGGAGGATGGGCTGGATGAAGAGGGAGACCGAGGAGGAAGACGCCAAGCTGAGGGTCTGGGGATGGGAAACACAGGAGGTGCCGCAGACCACATGCCGTTGGCCAGGGCACTGTGGAGACGTGGGCACTGGCCGGAGTCCTGGAGGGCATGGGCCACGCTGTGGGTGAGAGATGGGGGCTCTGCAGCCTGGGGAAGCCAGGTGGTGGGAGTCTTTGGGGACAGAGGATCAGAGACTGCCAAGCATGCCTAAAGtcccccctcctcctgccacccccagcccttgTCCTCAGGGAGGTACAGGGAGTTTCCCGGCAGTGGTCTGACTCACTGCAGCCTCGCGTGCCTCTCAGGCCTGGCAGCAGCGACGCTGacggaggggcagggggaggtggggtgcagagaggaggaagaggagtctCCAGATGACAAGGATGCAGTCTGCCTCATGGCCAAACTCCCTTCAAACAGTGACAGAGAGCAGGGGTCACTCAGCAGGGCTGCTGGTGAATCCCCTTGAGCACAGAAAGGGGTTCCAGGGACAGAGGTGGCATCATGTCACACAGAGAGGCAGTTAGCTCTTCCCAGGCATGTGAGGGCTGACAGGATGGTTGGGTAGGGGAGACTAGAGATGGGTCGAGGCAACCATGGAGGCCTTCCTGGAAGATGAGGCTTTTTAGGCCAGAGGAAGGAGAATACCTGAGGTGGGAAGGTCTGTGCAGAGACAGAGGGACCgtattttgggggagggagggagtacTGGTGAGATTTGCCGAAGCCATAGTCATGATGGCAAACATCCCAGAGTAGAGtcagagagggacagaggtgggggtgcagaggggaggagggaatgcgTGGAGGTCAGACCCCAATAAAATGACCAGTAGGGGGCCATTTTAGGTCCTCGATCTGGAAAGAtgtgcagagaaagcatttgggGTGTCTCTCTGCCCAGTGGCCCTGGACCAACAGGAGTGTGGGTGGTGGCCCGCGGGCCCAGGTCTGGAGTCCTGGGCTCTGCTGGCTGCTGTCCCCCCACTCTGGCTCTGAGGCCTGCTCTGAGGTGTGGTGAGTCTAGAGAACTCGGGTCAGGCAAGTGCCTGTTTCGAAGCGTATTGCAGCCTCGGTCAAGGAGGAGGACGGAGAGCAGAAAGAGTCCGGAGCAAGGAGTCAGAGGGCCAGGTGCAATCTCTTCACTAGCTCTCAGTGTGACCCCAGGCCATTGTCACTTCCCTACCTGGGCCTCTGTgtccttattttcaaaatgagaggGTTAGATGATCTCCCAGCTCCAACCTTTTGCAACCCTATTGTTTTCTGCACATCCTCGGACCTGCAGCTCCTTCTAAGGTCCAAAGCCACTGGCTCCTCCCCCAGTGGAATCAGATACCTTAATGAGCTGAATGTCATGTTTAGAGGAGTCCACGCACCTGGCACAAAATGGCCTGCCATTAGCCAGCCTGGTTACTCACCTCTgcccactcctcctgcctcaggctccccaagGCTGCTCCCTTGGCAGAGCAGACTTGCCTTTGTCCCGAAGTTCCCTGGCTCTCCTTGGCAGCTGCTGCTACCCAGAGGCACCGCTCAGCCGGGAGTGGCTTCAGGAATCCTAgggcttccccacccccacaaccAAAAAAATGTGCGTTTGTATAAATGTGCTGTCTAGTCAAGACCTTTATCTCTGAGGTCCTGTTTGATCCCCACAAACATCTCATTAGGTAGCAGGAAGGAAATTtgtctcccattttatagaagaagaacCTGAGGCCTGGAGAGCTACGGTGACTCAACCAAGATCATGCAGACAGCAAGTGTGGCCTCTAGGACTAGGACTCAAACCTGTcccctggctgggtgtggtggctcacacctgtaatcctagcactccgggaggctgaggtgggaggatcacttgaagtcaggaatttgagactagcctgagcaacagtgagaccccatctctactaaaaatagaaaaacttagccgggcatgctggtgtgcacctgtagtcccagctactcgggaggctgaggcaggaggatcccttgagcccaggagtttgaggttgcagtgagctaggctgatgccacggcactctagcccgagcaacagagtgagactgtctcaaaaaacaaacaaacaaacaaaaaacaagacaaaaaaaccccaaaaacctgTGTCTCCTGACTCCCTGTCCAGCAGTTGGATTGGGTCAGATTCATCCTCTTCTGCCATCAAATATTAAAGGCCCTACTTCGTTCAGCAATCACGCATCGGGTAACTACTATGTGCTAAACTCTTTGCTAGGCCAAAATATAcgagatacttttttttttcgtTATTGTTACTAAAAAAGTATATGTTAATGGTAAAAAGTTAGAAAAGACAGATaagtaaaactaagaaaataaaaataccatatcCTACCCACCCAGAGATGGGTTATTACACCTTAGTAGATATTTTCCTACTTACTGTATAAGTATATACATTAACCAACATGagattattgtgtatttgctgtTTTATAACCTGCTTTTCTCAGCTAACgagccctccccctccctgtcaATACATCTTCATCTCATCTAGTACCcaattcatattcaaatttttctaaCTGTCCCCAGAATTTCCTTTTATAGCTAGTTTTGTTCAAACTGGGATGCAGCCTAAGACCACACTGTGTATCTGGTTATTATGTTCCTTAAGTCTGTTTTAATGAAGCACAaactgctcctccctccccccgaCCCCATTTTTCATGACACTGGCTTGTCGGAGGAAATCTGTCTGTTGTCTCACCTTCTGGACTCATCGAGAGCAGTTtgccttcttcttccttcccggGATTCCCTATAAACTGGGAGTTCTAAAGGCTGGGTGGACTCAGGTGGAAGCTTTCTCGCTGGAATACATCATAGAAGATGCTGGGTACTTCGTGTCGACATGGCATTGGGAGTTGACAGCCTGATTGCTCTACCGTACGGTTTCATTTTCCCTGCAAAACAAAGCAGCAGTGTGGTGTCACCTTATCACCACATAGATGTCCACCTCTTCATCGTTCATCCTCGATTTCAACCCTGTACCCAAGAGAAGAATTTCCCTAGGGCAGCAGGACGCCGATGTTCCAAGTTCTAGCACATGATTGGCTAGTAGTCTACAAAATACGGCTTTCCCCTCATCAGTAACCTATTGGTTATCAGGAGATGCAGTTTAAGAATTTAACTCTTTCTCTTTAGTTACAAACTTTCTTGGTAAGGAGTTCACTCATAGCTGCCTTGCATCATGGGCTCATGAATTTTCAGAGATTCGGGGTGTTTCAATCCACCTCAAACTTTATTCTTTGCAATGCTCAACCATGGCACAACTTCGGTAAGTAGGGCCCTCTTCAAGTTGGTTCCTCTGTCCCAAGCACGAAACCCCCCCGAGAGATCCCGCAGGCCAGCAAGGCTGTCCAAAACATGCCACGCCCGGCGTGCAGCCACAGAGCTCTCCACCCACACTCCAGCTGCCTCCGAAGCCCCTAAGGTGGCCTTTCTCCTGCTTCCAAGGTTCAGCTGCGTGGCTGGGGTGCCCGAGGTCCAGGAGCTGAAGGAGGCGGCAGAGCTGAGGTCCAGGCTGCGGACTgtgagtggggctgggggagggggctccccAGGAGCAGAGCCGGGGCCTGTGGTCCGGCCAGCCTGCATGTCAGAGCCCCGAGCTGAGGGCCCCACGCCTTTTTGCCCCACAGTTGGCTGAGGTCCTCTCCAGATGCTCCCAAAATATCACAGAGACCCAGGTGGGCCTCAGCAACCTGAGCTCGGAGCTGGCGAAGAGCCGGGATCAGGTACATGAGGACAGAAGGTCTGTGGGATTTTCCTTctttgtggggtggggtggggggcgtgcAGCTCGAAAGCTCCAGTAGCCTTTGTGGAAGTCAGCCTGCTTTCTCCCGTGGTCTGTCGACCTCCGAAGCCGATGTTCTTGGCCTAGCCCAGGCAGGGGTTTGTGACATTTAAGccccctttctcctttttaacAAACATAAACGTGCCCACCCACCCCACAGCCTGATGTGTGCAGGGCTGCTGCCTCCCCTACTCCACCCTGACCATGCTGCCCCACGGAGAGCCCCCCAGACATTTTCTTTGACCCCCACTGCCATCGGGGCCTGCACAGATCCACAGTCCCATGTCCCCAGTTCCAAACTCAAAAAGCTCTGAAAACCGCAGGGTTTTTTCTTAACTGTTTTAACTGCAAAACCTGACCTAAACTGGCATGAAGCTCTTTTTACTCTTAATTTATCCCACTTGGGGTGAATATTCTCACGGTTCTCTGAAGGTGCGAATGTATTTGGTCGGGAGTTGCTGCCCAGACCCTGCCAGGATGGTCCACAACATGCCCTGTGTGCACTGCCTTACCTTTCTGACACCAGGAGACAATTCCAAATTCAGAATACGTTCGGCCCGGAGCCTTCTGGATAAAGACTGTGGATCTGAGGTCCCATCCCAGCCGCCTGGTCCTCTACCCTCATGTTCCCTGGAAGGCAGGCTCCTAGGGCTGGTGGGGCTCTGGGAACATGCTTGTGATCTGCCCAGAGCTCAGCTCCAGAAACAGCTGAGCCGGGGTCCCTTGCAGGTGCTCGAGGGAGGAAGTTGAGCTGCACAGGCCTGAGAGTGAGGAAGAACTCCCCCCACACACCGACTTCCCAAAGTGTTTGTATCCAGCctgaaaagggaaggaagaaacaatCGTGACCTTAAGCCCCAGGCTGAGAAGGTCCCTGAGGGGTCATCTTCCAGGCTCCCCACCTCCAGGCAGGACTGAGGACCGTTGATTCATTCTTGTTTTAAACAAGGATCGTTGGTTCCTTACTTAAGtttcttctctgtgccaggcattgagtATACCGAGAAGCTACACCCTTCTGCCCTTTGCAGGTgatca from Lemur catta isolate mLemCat1 chromosome 23, mLemCat1.pri, whole genome shotgun sequence harbors:
- the IKBKE gene encoding inhibitor of nuclear factor kappa-B kinase subunit epsilon isoform X1, giving the protein MQSTVNYLWHTDDLLGQGATASVYKARNKKSGELVAVKVFNIASYLRPREVQVREFEVLRKLNHQNIVKLFAVEETGGGRQKVLVMEYCASGSLLSVLESPENAFGLPEDEFLVVLRCVVAGMNHLRENGIVHRDIKPGNIMRLVGEEGQSIYKLTDFGAARELDDDEKFVSVYGTEEYLHPDMYERAVLRKPQQKAFGVTVDLWSIGVTLYHAATGSLPFIPFGGPRRNKEIMHRITTEKPPGAIAGTQRRENGPLEWSYTLPITCRLSKGLQSQLVPILANILEVEQAKCWGFDQFFAETSDILQRVVFHVFSLSQAVLHHVYIHAHNTIAIFLEAVYEQTNVAPRHQEYLFEGHLCVLEPSLSAQHIVHTTASSPLTLFSMASETPKGLAFRDPALDIPKFVPKVDLQADYNTAKGVLGAGYQALRLARALLDGQELMLRGLHWVAEVLQTTCRRTLEVTRTALLFLSSSLGTERFSCVAGVPEVQELKEAAELRSRLRTLAEVLSRCSQNITETQVGLSNLSSELAKSRDQVHEDRSNQQIQCCLDKMNLIYKQFKKSRLRPGLGYNEEQIHKLDKVNFSHLAKRLLQVFQEECVQKYQASLVTQGRWMRVVHETRNHLRLVGCSVAACNTEAQAAQESLGKILDRLAQQLLGDRTQGAPASPPPVAPCPTPNDLLFHMEELCKEMKRLAFDLQDNNRVIERLSRVPAAPDV
- the IKBKE gene encoding inhibitor of nuclear factor kappa-B kinase subunit epsilon isoform X2 — encoded protein: MQSTVNYLWHTDDLLGQGATASVYKARNKKSGELVAVKVFNIASYLRPREVQVREFEVLRKLNHQNIVKLFAVEETGGGRQKVLVMEYCASGSLLSVLESPENAFGLPEDEFLVVLRCVVAGMNHLRENGIVHRDIKPGNIMRLVGEEGQSIYKLTDFGAARELDDDEKFVSVYGTEEYLHPDMYERAVLRKPQQKAFGVTVDLWSIGVTLYHAATGSLPFIPFGGPRRNKEIMHRITTEKPPGAIAGTQRRENGPLEWSYTLPITCRLSKGLQSQLVPILANILEVEQAKCWGFDQFFAETSDILQRVVFHVFSLSQAVLHHVYIHAHNTIAIFLEAVYEQTNVAPRHQEYLFEGHLCVLEPSLSAQHIVHTTASSPLTLFSMASETPKGLAFRDPALDIPKFVPKVDLQADYNTAKGVLGAGYQALRLARALLDGQELMLRGLHWVAEVLQTTCRRTLEVTRTALLFLSSSLGTERFSCVAGVPEVQELKEAAELRSRLRTLAEVLSRCSQNITETQVGLSNLSSELAKSRDQVHEDRSNQQIQCCLDKMNLIYKQFKKSRLRPGLGYNEEQIHKLDKVNFSHLAKRLLQVFQEECVQKYQASLVTQGRWMRVVHETRNHLRLVGCSVAACNTEAQAAQESLGKHGPTQLHVSWLVIAH